In Molothrus aeneus isolate 106 chromosome 31, BPBGC_Maene_1.0, whole genome shotgun sequence, the genomic stretch CGGGAACCGCTTTGGGGTCCCCCCGAGCTTTGGGGTTCCCCGAGCTTTGGGGTCCCCCCggaggatttggggtccccCGAGCTTTGGAGTCTCCCCGAGGCTTTGGGGTCCCCCCGAGGTTTTGGAATCCCCCGAGGCTTTGGGGTTCCCCGAGCTTTGGGATGCCCTGAGTCTTTGCAGTCCCCCCGAGCATTGAGGTCCCCCCGAGCTTTGGTGTCCCCCCGAGCTTTTGGGGTCCCCCGAGCTTTGGGGTCCCCTCGGTGACGCCGTGTCCCCGCAGGGCCCCCGCCGACGGGACGCTGTGTCCGGCCGCCGGGCGCGGGGGGCTGTGAGCAGGTGGGTGCCCCTTCCCCGCGCCCTTGtgccacccccccccccccgtggCCCTGCCACTTTGTCACCATGCTGTCGCTGTCCCCGCAGGCCCCGCCATGCCCCAGGCCTCGGAGCACCGCCTGGGCCGCGCCAGGGACCCCGGAGCCGGTGCCGTGGTGACGGCGCAGCCCCGGGCGGGCTCCCGCCTGCCCAGCGGGCACCGAGCGCTGAGCCAGGAGCGCCATGCGGCCCCCAACGGGCTCTCCCCGGCCCCCAAACTGCGCCTGCTGCCCCCCaggcccccgccgccccccgacGACCCCCGCCCCAAAAAGCTGGAGCTGGAACGGGGCCGGGCGGCCAAACGGGGGGACCCCGCTCCCCGCGGGCCGGAGGGACGCCGGGGGCCGCTCAAGGCCGATCACGGCGTGAGGGTGCCCGGGGGTGCCCCGCAGGTGCCCGGCAGCGCCTCCTTCTCGCTGCCCAGCGCGGCCGAGCGCCGCCGGAGCAACCTGGCCCGCTCCAAATCCATCAGCATCGGCGACCTGAGCCagggaggaggcggcggcggcggcggcggtggcggtgTCGCCGGTGTCCCCTGCCGCGCCGAGGACGTGGCGGTGGCGCTGAGCCGGTTGGTGCTCAGGGACTGCGGGCACCCGCTGGGTGCGGGCGCGCTGGCGCTCCGCAGGAGCTCCTCGCTGCGCAGGGTGACCGTGAGCGCCGGGCCCGACGGCAAAGGCACCGCGGCGCTGCTCTCCGTGCGCCCCGAGGGCGGCCCCCGCGCCCGGGCCGAGCCCCCGTTCAGCCACGGCCCCGGCAGCCCCGCGCCCGGCGGCCGGAACGAGGACAAGGCGGCCGCGGTAAGAGCCGGGGGCGGGAGGGGTGTGGCCTGGGACacccgtgtccccagccctggggacattttCAGAGCCTCTCATTGTCCCCTGGCTTTGGGGATGTGGTGTGACTCCCACGCTGTCCCCAGTTTTGGGGACGTTTTGAGACCCCTGCAGTGTCgccagctctggggacattTTAAgagccctgcagtgtccccacctttggggacattttgagaccctctcagtgtccccagccttGAGGACATGGGGAGACCCCCGCAATGTCCCCCAACTTTGGGGACACTTTGAGATCCCCATGCTGTCCTCAgctttggggacattttgggaccccagcagtgtcaccaACCTTGGGAACATTTTGAGaaccccacagtgtccccagcctCGGGCACATTTTAAGACCCTGCACTGTCCCCAGCTTTGGGGACATTTGAGAccctctcagtgtccccagcttTTGGGACACTTTGAGACCCTCACACTGCCCCCAGCCTCGGGGACATTTTGAGACCCCTACACTGTCCCCATCCTCAGGGACATTTTGTGACCCCCGGAGTGTCCCCGCTCAGGCTCGGTGACATCGCCAGGGTGACACAGTGGTGGCACTCTCACCTGTCCCCGCTCCAGTCCTGTTTTGGGGACCCCCATGGCTCTTGGTTGGGGGGGGTCGCTGCTgtcctcccagctcagggggcCGGTGCCATCCTTGTGGCTCTGGCTTCTGTCCCCACATCTCCAGGGTGACCACGGGTGACCGGTGACACCctggtgacactgaggtgacacCGAGCTGGCCGCTGCCCCCTCCCCGTTTCCGCATCCGCTCCCCCCCCCATCATCCCTCACCTGCCTGGCCACGTGTGGGGGAATCGTAATCCCCAAAACTCCACCAAGGCCCGGCCACCTGGCCTTGTCCCcccttggggacaccgggggcgTCCCTCAGCCCCGCCaggcccccaaaccccctcggCTGGAAAccagggagggatttttggggggctgTTTACCTCAGcacccctcactgtcccctatGGGCAGCTCCAGCTAATTAATCCCCTGGGATGAGCCTTGTGTTGCCCAGAATAGCACGGGGGCGGGGGGGAGAAATCGGATCAGCTAAtgagctgagggaggagggggggggggacagGACACCCCCGGTGACCGATGCCACCGATGCCACCGAGGCTGCGGCGGTGGCACGGAGCCGGTGCCGCCATgccggggctgcagggagccacGCTGGTGGAGCTGCCGCGGAAGCTGCAGCGCTCGCTGCTGCCCCGCCGGGAGCTCCCGGCCCGCGGCGGCGCCGCCGACATCTCCGAGTCCGTGGTGCACACGGCGGtcatggggctgctgctggtggccgGCGAGGTGAAGCCACCGGCGGTGGCACCCGGGGACAGCCGGGGTGGATGGGGGGACATGGCGGAGGATGGGGCGCGGCTCACCGGGTGTCCCTCGCTGTGTCCCCACACCCAGACCCACCACGCGCTGCTGCTGGGCTCGGGCCACGTCGGCCTCAGGAATTTGGGCAACACGGTAAGAGGGCGGCTCGGCCCTGCCCAGGGGGATTCGGGGTCACCTCGGGGTCCCCCAGCCCTCCTGACCCTGTGTTCTGGGGtgtgggatgggtttggggtcaccTCGGGGTCATCTTGGGGTCCCCAGCCCTCCTGTCCTTctgtcctgggctgtgggatggatttggggtcacCTCAGGGTTATCTCGGGGtccccagcccttcctgtccatctgtcctgggctgtgggagggatttggggtcccccagCCTTGGTGGCCATGGTCCCACCTTCTTGTCCTGCTGGGATGTCACATTCCCAGAGCCCCACAGCACTGTCCCCACGGTCCCcagccctcctgtccctctgtcctggggtgtgggagggatttggggtcccctcAGGGTCCCCCAGGCTCAGTGGCCGTGGTCCCGTCCTGCTGGGGatgtcccccagccccacagcactgtCCCCATGGTCCCCAGGCCTCCTGTCCTGGCCTGTGGGAGGGATCCGGAGTCCCTTTGGTGTCCTTTAAGTGTCCCTCGATGTCACTTGGGGGTGCCCTCAGCGTCCCCAAGCCTCTTTGCGGCTGTCCCATCGCATCCCCGGGTACCCCCAACCCCTGAGGGCTCCCTGGTGACAGTGCCACATGCCCAGATGTCCCCGTGTCACCCCTCAGTGCTTCATGAACGCCGTGCTGCAGTGCCTGAGCAGCACCAAACCCCTGCGGGATTACTGCCTGCGCCGCGacttccagcaggagcagccccccGGCCCCCGCGCCCCCCAGGAGCTCACCGAAGGTGGGACAGACCCCCCAGAActcccacagctcccccagAACGTTCCAGAACCCCCCTGGGGAGCGCTGAACCCGCCGTGTCCCCCCCCTTGTCCCCTCAGCCTTCGCCGATGTCATCGCCGCCCTCTGGCACCCCGACTCCTCCGAGGCCGTCAACCCCGGGCGCTTCAAGGCTGTGTTCCAGAAATACGTGCCCTCCTTCACGGGTTACAGGTGAGATACACCCCTCTCCCCTAAAAAAAGccttttggggaccccccccaaagGGATAAAGTGTCACAAAGTGTCCCCGCAGCCAGCAGGACGCGCAGGAATTCCTCAAGTTCTTCATGGACCGGCTGCACGTGGAGATCAACAGGAAGGGCCGGCGCACCCCCAGCATCCTGTCGGACACACGGAGACCCCCGGCCCTGGAGGACCCCGAAACGCTCAGGTGAgagaggaggggcagggctgctgaggagAGGGGACCCCGATTTCGGGGACGGCCGACAGCCCCGATGTCACCCTGGTGTCACCTCCCGCAGCGACGACGAGCGCGCCAACCAGATGTGGAAGCGCTACCTGGAGAGGGAGGACAGCAAGATCGTGGGTGAGCGCTGGCAATGGGGCTGTGCCCCCCCATCCCCGGGACCCCAAAAGCTCTGGGGGTGCCCCCCTTTGACCCCTCCCTTTGCCCCCCCAGATCTCTTTGTGGGGCAGCTGAAGAGCTGCCTCAAGTGCCAGGCCTGCGGCTACCGCTCCACCACCTTCGAGGTGTTCTGCGACCTCTCGCTGCCCATCCCAAAGGTGAGGGTGGGGTgacccccaaaaaccctgcagaccccccaaaaaacccttcagaccccccaaaaaacccttcagGCCCTTCCAAAAACCCTGCAGACCCTTCCAAAAACCCTTCAGACCCCTCTAAAAACCCTTCAGACCCTTCCAAAaaccctgcagcctcccccaaaccccccagaaaCCCCCTCGGATCCCCCCAGAAACCCTtcagaccccccaaaaaacccttcagGCCCTTCCAAaaaccctgcagagcccccaaGAAACCCttcagacccccccaaaaaacccttcagGCCCTTCCAAAAACCCTTCAGACCGCTCTAAAACCCTTCAGACCCTTCCAAAAACCCTtcagaccccccaaaaaacccttcagACCCTTCCAAAAACCCTGCAgactcccccaaaccccccagaaaCCACCTCAGatcccccaaaaacccttcAGACCCCTCTAAAAACCCTTCAGACCCACCCAAAACCCTTcagatccccccaaaaacccttcAGACCCCTCTAAAACCCTTCAGACCCTTCCAAAAACCCTTCAgactcccccaaaccccccagaaaCCCCCTCggatccccccaaaaacccttcAGACCCCTCTAAAAACCCTTCAGACCCACCCAAAAACCTTCAGATCCCCCCAAAAAGCCCTCAGACCCCTCTAAAGCACTTCAGCCCCTGCCAGAAACCCTTCAGactccccccaaaatccctcagaccccccaaaaacatcTCAGacctccccaaaaacccctcagatcccccccaaacccctcagatcccccaaaaacccttcAGACCCCTCTAAAAACCCTTCGGGTCCATCCAAAACCCCCTCTGACCTCCCAAAAACCCTTCAGATCCAACAAAAACCCTTCAgactcccccaaaacccctcaaaccccACCAGAAACCCCCTCAGAGCACCCAAAATCCCTTCAGACCTGTCCAAACACCCCTCAGaccaccccaaaaaccttcagaccccccccaaaaactcTTCAAACCCTAAAAGCACTTCAGACTCCCAAAAACCCTTCggaccaccccaaaatcctctgaGACCACCCAAAAACTCCTCAGACCCCTCCAAAAACCTTTCACACCAGCCCAGAAAACCTTTCACACCACTGCAAAAAATCTTTCAGACCCTCCCAAAAACCCCTTTAGGCCTGTCCAAAAATTGCTCGGACCCCTCCAAAAAACCCCTTCAGACGCTCCAGAAACCCTTCAGACCCTTCCAAAAACCCATCCAAAACCCACTCAGATCCCCACTCAAAACTCCTCACACCCTCTAAACGTCACCcctgacccccccaaaatcccttccccTGGGATTTTGGTGGCCCTGCAGAAAAGCTTTGCCGGGGGCAAGGTCTCGCTGCACGACTGCTTCAGCCTCTTCACcaaggaggaggagctggactCGGAGAACGCCCCGGTGAGAGGATGGAACCCCCctacccccagggaccccccctgCAGCCCCGGGTTTGTCCCCAAAAcgtccctgatgtcccctggCCCCTCAGGTGTGTGACAAGTGCCGGCAGCGCACGCGCAGCACCAAGAAGTTGACGATCCAGCGCTTCCCACGCATCCTGGTGCTCCGTATCCTTTGGGAATCAGCCCCGAGCGAGGGTGGGGGACAACCCCcaaattttttggggggtttgggaagggGTGGGGGGTAAGCACAAGGGTCATCACCCCGTCCATCTTCCCACTGCCTTAACCCTGGGCAGACCTGAACAGGTTCTCCACCACGCGCTACTCCATCAAGAAATGCTCCGTCTTTGTGGACTTCCCGCTGCAGCAGCTCAACCTGCGCGAGTTCGCCAGCGAGAAGGCGGGTGAGGAGAGCTCCGAGGGAAGaggggggagttttggggttttttggggtattttggggtggggagggggagatcCTAAAGATCCTAAACCTGACCCCCgcaccctgctgcaggcagccctgtcTACAGCCTGTACGCTCTGTGCAACCACTCGGGCAGCGTGCACTACGGGCACTACACGGCTTTCTGCCGCGACCCCGCCGGCTGGCGCGTCTACAACGACTCCCGGTCAGTGTCCCCCGCCCCTCCCGTGCCCCCCCGCCCCGGTGCTGAGCCCCCGCGGCCGGTGCTGAGGGTGTCCCCGCAGCGTCTCGCCCATCAGCGAGAACCAGGTGCCGTCCAGCGAGGGCTACGTGCTGTTCTACGAGCTGGAGGAGCCGCCCGGCCGCAGAGCCTGAGAGCCCCGCGCGGAGCCGACGCCTGCGGGCCGGGGACTGCGGGGGGAAGCCCCGGGACCCTGCCCCGGGATCGGCCGGGAAccccccgggagccccccggACCCGCGGAGAGAAGGGTGCGGGGGGAGCGGCCGCAGCCCGCGCGGCCCCGGGGGGTTTTGtgaataaatttattaaaaaaaccccaaaaaacgcCGAGTTTGGGGGGCTTGGGGGCGTGGCTTGATGGTAACGGGGTGGGGCTTGTGTTTGACAGACATTGAGTGGGCGTGGTTTATGGAGGTGTGGCCTGCTGATTGATTGATTAGAGGTAGGCGTGGTCATCGCAGCGTGCCGTGCGCGATGATTGGCTGGTGGCGTAGTGGGCGCGGCTTATCACCATGGGCGCGCTTCCTCCCGCCACAGCGCGCTGTCCATCAACGCGCTACGCCTTCCCATTGGTCCGCCTGCCCTAAGCCCCGCCCCTTCCCCTGATAACCGGCGGGAAGGGGCGTGGCCAGCGCGGCGGACTcgggacaggtgaggggagggtcctggggctgagggaccgggcagggccgggggctcCCGGCGGCTCCGCTCTGACCGTGCCCGTCCCAGCTCCCCTCATGCCGCCCACCGTGGCCGTCGTGGGCGGCGGCATCAGCGGCCTGGCCGCCTGCTACCACCTGGtgcgcgccccccgcccgcccaaGGTGAGCGAGCGTGCGACCCCCGAACCTTCCCTCGGGACCCCCGAACCTTCCCCGC encodes the following:
- the USP21 gene encoding ubiquitin carboxyl-terminal hydrolase 21 yields the protein MPQASEHRLGRARDPGAGAVVTAQPRAGSRLPSGHRALSQERHAAPNGLSPAPKLRLLPPRPPPPPDDPRPKKLELERGRAAKRGDPAPRGPEGRRGPLKADHGVRVPGGAPQVPGSASFSLPSAAERRRSNLARSKSISIGDLSQGGGGGGGGGGGVAGVPCRAEDVAVALSRLVLRDCGHPLGAGALALRRSSSLRRVTVSAGPDGKGTAALLSVRPEGGPRARAEPPFSHGPGSPAPGGRNEDKAAATHHALLLGSGHVGLRNLGNTCFMNAVLQCLSSTKPLRDYCLRRDFQQEQPPGPRAPQELTEAFADVIAALWHPDSSEAVNPGRFKAVFQKYVPSFTGYSQQDAQEFLKFFMDRLHVEINRKGRRTPSILSDTRRPPALEDPETLSDDERANQMWKRYLEREDSKIVDLFVGQLKSCLKCQACGYRSTTFEVFCDLSLPIPKKSFAGGKVSLHDCFSLFTKEEELDSENAPVCDKCRQRTRSTKKLTIQRFPRILVLHLNRFSTTRYSIKKCSVFVDFPLQQLNLREFASEKAGSPVYSLYALCNHSGSVHYGHYTAFCRDPAGWRVYNDSRVSPISENQVPSSEGYVLFYELEEPPGRRA